From the Bdellovibrio reynosensis genome, one window contains:
- a CDS encoding pirin family protein produces MLYLRKSEERGYAEFGGWLKSHHSFSFSDYYDPKFMGFRDLRVINQDWIAKASGFPMHPHRDMEIITYVLQGRVEHKDSLGNVGQITAGEIQTMHAGTGIRHGEYNPSPDEDLRLFQIWIQPDTVGVQPGYTQQSFTKEQKLNQLKLLVSKDGRDGSQKIHQDADMYASVLEPGKTLEFKMRPGRGAWVQLAEGELDVNGKTLQSGDGLAVQEEDLLKIRANKETEFLLFDLK; encoded by the coding sequence ATGCTTTACTTAAGAAAATCAGAAGAAAGAGGCTATGCCGAATTTGGTGGATGGTTGAAATCCCATCACAGTTTCTCTTTCAGTGATTATTACGATCCAAAATTTATGGGATTTCGTGATTTAAGAGTTATTAACCAAGATTGGATCGCAAAAGCTTCAGGTTTCCCAATGCATCCTCACCGCGATATGGAAATCATTACTTACGTTTTACAGGGCCGTGTTGAACACAAAGACAGCCTTGGTAACGTGGGCCAGATCACAGCGGGTGAAATTCAAACGATGCACGCTGGAACGGGCATTCGTCATGGTGAATACAATCCTTCACCAGATGAAGACTTACGCCTTTTCCAAATTTGGATTCAACCTGACACTGTGGGTGTGCAACCTGGTTATACTCAGCAGTCTTTCACGAAAGAGCAGAAACTAAATCAGTTAAAACTTTTGGTTTCTAAAGACGGCCGCGATGGCAGTCAGAAAATTCATCAGGATGCTGATATGTACGCTTCGGTTTTAGAGCCAGGTAAAACCCTGGAATTTAAAATGCGACCAGGCCGTGGAGCTTGGGTGCAATTAGCTGAAGGTGAATTGGATGTGAATGGTAAAACATTGCAATCCGGTGACGGGCTGGCCGTTCAAGAAGAGGATCTATTAAAGATCCGTGCTAATAAAGAAACTGAATTTTTATTGTTTGATTTGAAATAA
- a CDS encoding uracil phosphoribosyltransferase: MEFQRELDHRYGPQVHIIDSPFLNGLLAQLCSPQCFQPDVNRIVEILYNHLISITVNNEFAIEKFESITRMNEYHPDVRLKTSRIAPEQKAVTVNLARAGTYPSHICYNFLHYALPALNIRQDHIFSARVTNNKEVVTGAEFGGMKIGGDVKNAHVIFPDPMGATGNTMVTAVNHYKTHIAGPARKFIALNLIVTPEYLKNVLKAHPDVVIYALRLDRGLSPQAVLDAIPGQFWDQERGLNDKQYIVPGGGGFGEIMNNSFV; this comes from the coding sequence ATGGAATTTCAACGGGAGCTTGACCATCGTTATGGTCCGCAAGTTCATATTATCGACAGCCCTTTTTTAAATGGACTGCTAGCGCAACTGTGTTCACCTCAGTGCTTTCAACCCGACGTAAACCGCATTGTTGAAATTCTTTATAATCATCTGATTTCAATTACAGTTAACAACGAATTTGCGATTGAAAAGTTTGAAAGCATCACGCGCATGAATGAATATCATCCTGACGTGAGGCTAAAAACCAGTCGAATCGCGCCAGAACAAAAAGCCGTGACAGTGAATTTAGCCCGTGCGGGAACTTACCCAAGCCACATTTGTTACAACTTTCTTCACTATGCTTTGCCCGCTTTAAATATTCGCCAAGATCATATCTTTTCAGCTCGCGTGACAAACAACAAAGAGGTTGTGACGGGCGCCGAATTTGGCGGCATGAAAATCGGTGGAGACGTTAAGAATGCCCACGTGATTTTTCCTGATCCGATGGGTGCAACTGGTAACACGATGGTTACGGCCGTAAATCATTATAAGACCCATATCGCAGGGCCGGCGCGTAAATTTATCGCCTTAAACTTGATCGTGACGCCAGAGTATTTGAAGAATGTACTTAAAGCCCACCCCGACGTCGTAATCTATGCCTTAAGACTTGACCGAGGACTATCCCCTCAGGCAGTTTTAGATGCAATTCCTGGCCAATTTTGGGATCAGGAACGCGGCTTGAACGATAAGCAATACATCGTCCCAGGCGGCGGCGGATTCGGCGAAATCATGAACAACTCTTTTGTATAA
- the hpt gene encoding hypoxanthine phosphoribosyltransferase, with protein MTNLTLKPYITEEQIQEKVKELGALLSKKYKNEKVVAVCVLKGSFMFYSDLIRNIEADITCEFFGVASYHGGTSSSGEVKVTLDLASPVENCHVILVEDIIDTGLTMNYLKNSINSRKPKSLTTIALLEKPDALKVKCDIDHVGFRIPNDFVVGYGLDYQGYYRNLPYIAQVQNFQ; from the coding sequence ATGACGAACTTGACCTTGAAACCATACATCACTGAAGAACAAATCCAGGAAAAAGTAAAAGAACTGGGCGCGCTTCTTTCTAAAAAATATAAAAATGAAAAAGTAGTCGCAGTGTGTGTTCTTAAGGGTTCTTTCATGTTCTATTCTGACCTTATCCGCAACATCGAAGCTGACATCACTTGCGAATTCTTCGGTGTGGCTTCTTACCACGGTGGAACTTCATCATCTGGCGAAGTGAAAGTAACTTTGGATCTAGCAAGCCCCGTTGAAAACTGCCACGTTATTCTGGTTGAAGACATCATCGACACAGGCTTAACGATGAATTACTTGAAAAACTCAATCAACTCTCGCAAACCAAAAAGCCTTACAACAATCGCGCTTCTTGAAAAACCAGATGCACTCAAAGTGAAATGCGATATCGACCACGTAGGTTTCAGAATTCCTAACGACTTCGTAGTTGGATACGGCCTTGATTACCAAGGTTACTACCGCAACCTTCCATACATCGCCCAAGTTCAAAACTTCCAATAA
- a CDS encoding histidine kinase encodes MNSNSFKQLKPFLSILVIIFTLFSIVFLQMEERRMGYSVLKLTREHKKVWEEKRVKEIALAKVTRPQLLDSVAQQKFTLKKVQANQIIHLGGPVSTNMDPVVKNVAKKDL; translated from the coding sequence ATGAACTCAAACAGCTTTAAGCAGCTCAAACCCTTCTTAAGTATTTTAGTCATTATCTTTACTTTGTTTTCCATCGTCTTCCTGCAAATGGAAGAGCGACGCATGGGTTATAGTGTTTTAAAACTGACCCGCGAACATAAAAAAGTGTGGGAAGAAAAAAGAGTCAAAGAAATTGCTTTAGCAAAAGTCACTCGTCCGCAATTGTTGGATTCTGTGGCTCAGCAGAAGTTCACTCTTAAAAAAGTACAAGCAAATCAGATCATCCATTTGGGTGGCCCGGTATCTACGAACATGGATCCTGTAGTTAAGAACGTTGCAAAAAAGGACCTGTAA
- the rsmH gene encoding 16S rRNA (cytosine(1402)-N(4))-methyltransferase RsmH, translated as MKKYKPKSGERVEIVTEVIPPKVELPFEFWPEHYPVLLQEVLAAFYPYRDKPEPKYFDGTFGRGGHYSAMKFVIPQMKATVMDQDLVAVNFAKERFKTEVEQGQLNVIHGNFSQFSDHNLNKFDMMLLDLGVSSPQLDQAERGFSFYHDGPLDMRMNQQQGLTAEMLVNTASEDELIRIFKEYGEVYRPSRVVRAIVHDRKIKAFQSTSQLAGLIERVDGWQVKGHHPATKYFMALRLAVNSELEVVAEALPSMMKALNPGGRLAVISFHSLEDRIVKNIFRAAEDFGRSVYKKVIVPTQEECDMNSRSRSAKLRVFERSVQDELKQL; from the coding sequence ATGAAAAAGTATAAACCAAAATCAGGCGAGAGAGTGGAAATCGTCACTGAAGTGATCCCGCCAAAGGTCGAGTTGCCATTCGAGTTTTGGCCTGAACACTATCCTGTTCTGCTTCAAGAAGTTCTCGCTGCGTTTTATCCGTATCGTGATAAACCAGAACCAAAATATTTTGATGGAACTTTTGGGCGCGGTGGTCACTATTCAGCAATGAAATTTGTGATCCCCCAGATGAAAGCCACTGTCATGGACCAAGATCTAGTGGCGGTTAATTTTGCAAAAGAGCGCTTCAAGACCGAAGTCGAGCAGGGCCAGTTAAACGTAATTCATGGAAATTTCTCGCAGTTTTCAGATCACAATCTAAATAAGTTTGATATGATGCTCTTAGATCTAGGTGTCAGTTCCCCGCAGTTGGACCAGGCGGAACGAGGCTTTAGTTTTTATCACGATGGCCCCCTGGATATGCGAATGAATCAGCAACAAGGATTGACGGCTGAGATGTTAGTAAATACGGCATCAGAGGATGAACTCATTCGAATCTTTAAAGAGTACGGCGAAGTGTATCGTCCGTCTCGTGTCGTGCGCGCGATTGTTCATGATCGCAAAATCAAAGCATTTCAATCTACCAGTCAGCTAGCGGGTCTTATCGAAAGAGTCGATGGTTGGCAGGTAAAAGGCCATCACCCGGCAACAAAATATTTTATGGCATTACGCTTGGCTGTGAATTCAGAACTTGAAGTCGTAGCTGAAGCATTACCTTCCATGATGAAAGCACTTAATCCCGGAGGACGCCTTGCCGTCATCAGCTTTCATTCATTAGAAGACCGCATAGTAAAAAACATCTTCCGCGCCGCGGAGGATTTTGGCAGATCTGTTTATAAAAAAGTGATTGTACCGACTCAGGAAGAGTGTGACATGAACTCCCGTTCGCGTTCAGCGAAACTACGGGTTTTTGAGAGGAGCGTTCAGGATGAACTCAAACAGCTTTAA